The proteins below come from a single Oxyura jamaicensis isolate SHBP4307 breed ruddy duck chromosome 1, BPBGC_Ojam_1.0, whole genome shotgun sequence genomic window:
- the GPR19 gene encoding probable G-protein coupled receptor 19 has translation MTMMFDHSMDNNNAPFVFPTLFLLLQNNSYPDTSISPASHEMTESPKEPRSSRNHTILQYELKPGEIIAASMVFGVLWLFSIFGNSLVCLVIHRSRRTQSTTNYFVVSMACADLLISVGNAPFVLLQFASGRWTLGNMMCKVVRYIKYLTPGVQIYVLLSICVDRFYTIVYPLSFKVSREKAKKMIVASWIFDAAFASPAFFFYGSNGDDHCNFFLPNSWEGAIYSVIHLLVVFLIPSILIILFYQKVIKYIWRIGTDGRTVRRTMNIVPRTKVKTIKMFLMLNLVFLLSWLPFYVVQLWHPQETDYRKSSLVFMAITLISFSSSASKPTLYSVYNANFRRGMKETFCMSSMKCYRSNAYTITTSSRIAKKNYVGISEIPAPAKTVTKDSIYDSFDREAKEKKLAWPIHSNPPNTFV, from the coding sequence ATGACTATGATGTTTGACCACAGTATGGATAACAACAACGCTCCCTTTGTTTTCCCTACTTtattcctcctgctgcagaacAACAGCTACCCCGATACCTCCATCTCTCCTGCTAGCCACGAGATGACAGAGTCACCCAAGGAACCCAGGTCAAGCAGGAACCACACCATCTTGCAGTATGAACTGAAGCCAGGGGAAATCATAGCAGCCAGTATGGTTTTTGGAGTATTGTGGTTGTTTTCCATCTTCGGAAACTCCCTTGTTTGCTTAGTGATccacaggagcaggaggacaCAATCAACCACCAACTATTTTGTTGTCTCCATGGCTTGTGCAGACCTTCTCATCAGTGTTGGAAATGCACCATTTGTGCTGCTTCAGTTTGCTTCAGGCAGGTGGACGTTGGGGAACATGATGTGCAAGGTGGTGAGGTATATAAAATATCTCACCCCTGGAGTCCAGATATACGTGCTCCTCTCCATATGTGTGGATCGATTCTACACTATTGTCTACCCCCTGAGCTTCAAAGTGTCAAGAGAGAAAGCCAAGAAAATGATTGTAGCATCTTGGATCTTTGATGCTGCATTTGCATCGCCAGCTTTCTTCTTCTATGGCTCCAATGGGGATGACCATTGCAACTTCTTTCTCCCAAATTCTTGGGAAGGAGCCATCTACAGTGTCATCCATCTCTTGGTGGTGTTTTTGATCCCATCCATCCTCATTATTCTATTCTATCAAAAGGTTATCAAGTACATTTGGAGAATAGGCACTGATGGCAGGACTGTCAGGAGGACAATGAATATTGTCCCAAGGACAAAAGTGAAAACCATCAAGATGTTCTTAATGTTAAATTTAGTGTTTCTCCTGTCCTGGCTCCCTTTTTATGTGGTACAACTGTGGCACCCACAGGAAACAGACTACAGAAAGAGTTCCTTGGTTTTCATGGCTATCACATTGAtctctttcagttcttcagcttCTAAGCCAACCCTGTACTCAGTGTATAACGCGAACTTCAGAAGAGGGATGAAAGAAACTTTTTGCATGTCCTCTATGAAATGCTACAGAAGTAATGCATATACCATCACTACCAGTTCAAggatagcaaaaaaaaattatgttggGATCTCAGAAATCCCAGCACCAGCCAAAACTGTAACCAAAGACTCAATCTATGATTCATTtgacagagaagcaaaagaaaaaaagctagcCTGGCCTATTCATTCAAATCCTCCAAATACATTTGTCTAA